One genomic window of Deltaproteobacteria bacterium HGW-Deltaproteobacteria-6 includes the following:
- the coaBC gene encoding bifunctional phosphopantothenoylcysteine decarboxylase/phosphopantothenate--cysteine ligase CoaBC produces MLKNKKIVLGITGGIAAYKAAELTRALIKAYAEVRVIMTRSAAEFITPLTLQTLSQGQVYTDMFTPADQYDMAHIALADWADAFLIAPATGNIIGKIASGIADDLLSTTIMAQNKPTLICPAMNDKMLANPVVQDNIRKLRQFGYAVMESGVGELACKTSGSGRLPEIAKILDAVESLLTPKDFTGERLLITAGPTEEPLDPVRYITNLSSGKMGYALATAAHHRGAEVTLISGPTKLAAPPVERIIYVRTALEMHQAVMNHYSKATVIIKAAAVADYRPKSMASEKIKKDKGLLCVELTRNPDIIAEIGAKKKKGVLVGFAMETQDLLANARQKLLKKNMDMIVANSLREEGAGFQTDTNIITIIDKNGKTVKLDKMTKKDAAHRILDHVKTFCKKKGPREKQ; encoded by the coding sequence ATGCTGAAAAATAAAAAAATTGTGTTGGGAATTACCGGCGGTATAGCCGCCTATAAAGCAGCGGAGTTGACCCGGGCTCTGATCAAAGCCTATGCAGAGGTCCGGGTGATCATGACCAGGAGCGCAGCCGAGTTTATTACGCCGCTAACCCTGCAAACCCTTTCACAGGGACAGGTTTATACGGATATGTTCACGCCCGCGGATCAATACGACATGGCGCATATCGCGCTGGCTGACTGGGCCGATGCCTTTCTGATTGCGCCGGCCACGGGAAACATCATCGGAAAAATTGCATCCGGCATCGCCGATGATCTCCTCTCCACGACCATTATGGCGCAAAACAAACCAACTTTAATTTGTCCCGCCATGAACGATAAGATGCTGGCCAATCCCGTTGTGCAGGACAACATACGGAAGCTCCGGCAATTCGGCTATGCCGTAATGGAAAGCGGTGTGGGCGAGCTGGCCTGTAAAACATCGGGATCGGGGCGGCTGCCGGAGATTGCGAAAATATTGGACGCCGTTGAATCCCTGCTGACCCCCAAGGATTTTACAGGTGAACGGCTGCTCATCACGGCCGGTCCCACGGAGGAACCGCTTGATCCGGTGCGTTATATCACCAATCTTTCATCGGGGAAAATGGGCTATGCGCTGGCAACGGCCGCACATCATCGCGGAGCAGAAGTAACGCTGATTTCCGGACCGACAAAATTGGCGGCGCCGCCGGTCGAAAGAATCATATATGTGCGCACCGCCCTGGAAATGCACCAGGCCGTGATGAATCATTATTCAAAAGCGACAGTGATTATCAAAGCGGCGGCGGTGGCCGATTACCGGCCAAAATCCATGGCCTCGGAAAAAATAAAAAAGGATAAGGGGCTGCTCTGCGTTGAACTGACGCGTAATCCGGACATTATCGCTGAAATCGGCGCAAAAAAGAAAAAAGGCGTTCTGGTGGGTTTTGCCATGGAGACACAGGATCTGCTGGCCAATGCCCGGCAAAAACTGCTCAAAAAAAATATGGACATGATTGTGGCCAACAGCCTGCGGGAAGAGGGCGCCGGTTTTCAGACAGACACGAATATCATTACGATCATCGATAAAAACGGGAAAACGGTTAAACTTGACAAAATGACCAAAAAAGACGCCGCTCACCGGATTCTTGACCATGTTAAGACATTTTGTAAAAAGAAAGGCCCTCGCGAAAAACAATGA
- a CDS encoding serine protease, whose product MFKRICFVLLLIIIATAGMLHAQDKKPLFHVINLEGIITDPQAKYVAESLEEAQKAGATGMIILLDTPGGLDTAMRDVAKSILNAPMPVIVYVYPSGARAASAGVIIAQAAHIAAMAPGTNIGAAHPVAIGIGGPAEMDKTMSRKVENDAAAYARSIAKTRGRSEEWVEKAVRKSESITADEALKLKVIDVVAPDIQTLLTAIDNKEVTVAGQKKKLSTANAVLDTKKIGTRQGILSAISNPNIAYLLLLIGLAGLYFEFSTPGAILPGVIGGISLLLAFVGISALPVSYTGVLLILFSIILFIAEIKIMSHGMLAVGGVISLALGSFLLFDTPEPALRISLQVLVPAVLVASAFFIVVIWLAVKAQLRKHYSGKESMIEGQGEAQTAIDGEGKVFYQGEYWTAGSDQFIPQGAKVRIKEVDGLKLIVEEIKERK is encoded by the coding sequence ATGTTCAAAAGAATATGCTTCGTATTACTGCTGATCATCATTGCAACAGCCGGCATGCTCCATGCGCAGGACAAGAAACCTCTTTTTCATGTGATCAACCTGGAAGGCATCATTACCGATCCACAGGCGAAATATGTCGCAGAAAGTCTGGAGGAAGCGCAAAAAGCCGGTGCAACCGGCATGATTATTTTACTGGACACACCGGGCGGTCTGGACACAGCCATGCGGGATGTTGCCAAAAGCATTCTCAATGCGCCGATGCCGGTCATTGTTTATGTCTATCCGTCAGGCGCACGGGCCGCTTCCGCCGGCGTAATTATCGCGCAGGCCGCTCATATCGCCGCTATGGCGCCCGGCACCAACATCGGCGCCGCCCATCCGGTGGCCATCGGCATCGGGGGCCCTGCTGAGATGGACAAAACCATGTCCAGAAAAGTGGAGAATGACGCGGCGGCCTACGCCCGCAGCATTGCCAAAACCCGCGGTCGCAGCGAAGAATGGGTGGAGAAAGCGGTGCGCAAGAGCGAATCGATCACGGCGGATGAGGCTCTGAAATTGAAAGTCATCGATGTTGTGGCTCCTGATATTCAAACCCTTTTAACGGCGATTGATAACAAAGAGGTTACGGTCGCAGGACAAAAAAAGAAGCTGTCCACCGCCAATGCCGTTCTGGACACAAAAAAGATCGGCACACGGCAGGGAATTCTTTCGGCGATATCCAATCCCAACATTGCTTACCTGCTTTTATTGATCGGTCTGGCCGGTCTGTATTTCGAATTTTCCACGCCCGGCGCGATTTTGCCCGGTGTAATCGGCGGGATATCTCTGCTGCTGGCTTTTGTCGGCATATCCGCGCTTCCGGTGAGCTATACAGGCGTATTGCTGATCCTGTTCAGCATTATTTTATTTATTGCGGAGATCAAGATTATGAGCCATGGTATGTTGGCCGTCGGCGGCGTGATATCCCTGGCGCTGGGGTCATTTCTCCTTTTTGACACGCCGGAACCGGCGCTGAGAATCTCTTTGCAGGTTTTGGTTCCGGCTGTACTGGTTGCTTCCGCATTTTTTATCGTCGTCATCTGGCTGGCTGTTAAAGCGCAACTGAGGAAACATTATTCGGGAAAAGAGTCGATGATCGAAGGACAGGGTGAAGCCCAAACGGCCATCGACGGCGAAGGGAAGGTGTTTTACCAGGGAGAATACTGGACGGCCGGGAGTGATCAGTTTATCCCTCAGGGAGCAAAAGTCAGGATTAAAGAGGTTGACGGCCTGAAACTGATTGTTGAAGAAATTAAAGAAAGAAAATAA
- a CDS encoding aspartate aminotransferase (catalyzes the formation of oxalozcetate and L-glutamate from L-aspartate and 2-oxoglutarate): MSISKKIKASISQSSMIRKMFEQGIILKKKHGADKVYDFSLGNPNVDHPEEFKKELISVADEEIALKHGYTPNAGYPETRQAVAKKISKTSGLKITADHVVMSCGAGGALNVILKSLLDPGDEVIILKPFFVEYPFYIENYDGVVKYASTKPDFSLDIDAISKAITRKTKAIIINSPNNPTGRVYSKKNIEDLARLLREKSRVRRKPVYLLADEPYAEIVFDGLTVPSILKAYQNSIIAYSYSKTLSLPGERIGYIAVHPKIHDADDLVNALILCTRIMGFVNAPALMQRIVARLQHVTVDVDIYQKKRDLLCRGLSKAGYQFIKPQGAFYLFVKSPIPDDVKFVHMLLQKNILVVPGSGFGSPGYFRIAFCVDDATIANAMDGFTAALKECKQHLSGINK, translated from the coding sequence ATGTCCATATCAAAAAAAATTAAAGCATCTATTTCACAGTCATCCATGATCAGGAAAATGTTTGAGCAGGGGATCATTCTGAAAAAGAAACATGGCGCTGATAAAGTCTATGATTTCAGTCTGGGAAATCCCAATGTGGATCATCCCGAAGAATTTAAAAAAGAACTCATCTCCGTCGCCGATGAGGAAATTGCGCTGAAACACGGCTATACGCCAAACGCGGGATATCCGGAAACAAGGCAGGCTGTCGCCAAAAAAATAAGCAAAACGAGCGGTTTAAAAATAACAGCCGATCATGTCGTGATGTCCTGCGGGGCGGGCGGCGCGCTCAATGTAATTTTGAAGTCGCTTCTTGATCCGGGCGATGAAGTCATCATTCTCAAACCTTTTTTTGTCGAGTATCCCTTTTACATAGAGAATTATGACGGTGTTGTGAAATATGCATCGACGAAGCCGGATTTTTCTCTGGATATTGACGCCATTTCCAAAGCCATCACCCGGAAGACGAAAGCCATTATCATCAATTCGCCCAACAACCCGACCGGCAGGGTTTACAGCAAAAAAAATATAGAGGACCTTGCCCGATTGCTGAGGGAAAAAAGCCGGGTGCGCCGGAAACCCGTCTATCTGCTGGCCGATGAACCGTATGCCGAAATTGTTTTTGATGGTTTGACGGTGCCCAGTATATTGAAAGCTTACCAAAACAGCATCATTGCTTATTCTTATTCCAAAACATTGTCCTTGCCGGGAGAAAGAATCGGCTACATTGCCGTTCATCCCAAAATTCATGATGCAGATGATTTGGTCAACGCGCTGATTTTATGCACGCGGATTATGGGGTTTGTGAATGCCCCGGCCCTGATGCAGCGGATCGTGGCGAGGCTTCAGCACGTGACCGTTGATGTAGACATCTACCAGAAGAAGCGCGATTTGCTGTGCCGGGGACTGTCGAAAGCCGGTTATCAGTTTATAAAACCGCAGGGCGCTTTTTATTTATTTGTAAAAAGTCCGATTCCTGATGACGTGAAATTCGTTCACATGCTGCTGCAAAAAAACATTCTGGTTGTTCCCGGAAGCGGTTTTGGCTCTCCCGGTTACTTCCGCATCGCCTTCTGCGTTGATGATGCGACGATCGCCAATGCCATGGATGGATTTACCGCGGCATTGAAAGAGTGCAAACAGCATTTGTCCGGGATCAATAAATGA